A region of Saccharococcus thermophilus DNA encodes the following proteins:
- a CDS encoding ECF transporter S component: protein MIEGRKRFATAIVFLSLSVIGSLLKLPTSVGSIALDSAPALVAAALLGAGPGALVAAFGHMISAFFAGFPLGPFHLLVAGEMAALVFGFAILYRRKWKKTAFFAFFVGNAFLSPLPFALWMGKAFVMAIIPALAIATAANLAIAAVVTPVLVKRVTKEAEKVPYA, encoded by the coding sequence ATGATAGAAGGTAGAAAACGATTTGCGACCGCAATTGTTTTCCTTAGTTTATCGGTCATCGGCTCGCTATTAAAGCTGCCGACATCTGTCGGCAGCATTGCGTTAGATAGCGCCCCGGCGCTTGTTGCCGCGGCTCTGCTTGGCGCCGGTCCCGGGGCGCTTGTCGCCGCATTTGGCCACATGATTTCCGCGTTTTTTGCCGGATTTCCGCTCGGGCCATTTCATCTGCTCGTCGCCGGCGAAATGGCCGCACTCGTCTTCGGATTTGCCATCTTATATCGCCGCAAATGGAAAAAGACGGCCTTTTTTGCCTTCTTTGTCGGAAATGCATTTTTATCACCGCTTCCGTTTGCGTTATGGATGGGAAAAGCGTTTGTGATGGCGATTATTCCTGCTTTAGCGATCGCTACCGCTGCGAATCTTGCCATTGCTGCTGTCGTCACTCCCGTGCTGGTGAAAAGGGTAACGAAGGAAGCGGAGAAGGTGCCTTATGCGTGA
- a CDS encoding cob(I)yrinic acid a,c-diamide adenosyltransferase, producing the protein MRLYTRTGDKGKTSLIGGRVDKDHLRVEAYGTLDEVNSFVGQAMTLLHDEKFQDIYTELQKIQHELFDCGGDLAIVNGKLPYKVTADMVTFLETRIDEYVKEAPPLEKFILPGGSPAAAALHVARTVTRRAERCIVSLSKAEPINEIVLQYVNRLSDYFFAVARVINARLGVKDVEYERSAIVFRDREEKQ; encoded by the coding sequence ATGAGACTATATACAAGAACCGGGGATAAAGGAAAAACAAGTTTAATTGGCGGACGGGTGGATAAAGATCATTTGCGCGTCGAAGCGTATGGAACGCTCGATGAAGTCAATTCATTTGTCGGACAGGCGATGACGTTGCTACATGATGAGAAGTTTCAAGATATATATACAGAGCTGCAAAAAATTCAACATGAATTATTTGATTGCGGCGGCGATTTGGCTATTGTGAATGGGAAACTTCCATATAAAGTAACAGCGGATATGGTGACATTTTTAGAAACACGCATCGATGAATATGTGAAAGAAGCACCGCCGCTCGAAAAGTTTATTTTGCCTGGTGGTTCTCCTGCAGCAGCGGCGCTTCATGTTGCCCGCACGGTAACAAGAAGAGCGGAACGGTGCATCGTCTCATTGAGCAAAGCGGAGCCGATTAATGAAATTGTATTGCAGTATGTGAACCGCTTATCCGATTACTTTTTTGCTGTTGCCCGCGTCATTAACGCGCGTTTAGGAGTAAAAGACGTCGAATATGAACGAAGCGCCATTGTGTTTCGCGATCGGGAGGAGAAACAATGA
- a CDS encoding bifunctional adenosylcobinamide kinase/adenosylcobinamide-phosphate guanylyltransferase, which translates to MHFIVGGAFQGKRKWVCKHYGIRERKDIIWYNGYEGTYGEPDESISERIVVFEGLEAAIRRLPDLGYWGQLFWRWQEWERQCPGRTVVWIGTDITQGIVPIEQEDRLWRDVTGWCYQRLAEFCDRVDRIWCGLAERIK; encoded by the coding sequence ATGCATTTCATTGTCGGAGGTGCTTTTCAAGGAAAACGAAAATGGGTGTGCAAACATTACGGAATAAGGGAACGAAAGGATATCATATGGTATAACGGATATGAAGGGACATATGGCGAACCTGATGAAAGTATATCAGAACGAATCGTAGTGTTTGAAGGGCTGGAAGCGGCGATTCGCCGCCTGCCTGACCTCGGTTATTGGGGACAATTGTTTTGGCGGTGGCAGGAATGGGAGCGGCAATGCCCTGGGCGCACAGTAGTATGGATTGGCACCGATATTACCCAGGGAATCGTGCCGATAGAGCAAGAGGACCGGTTATGGCGTGATGTAACCGGTTGGTGTTACCAGCGGTTGGCAGAGTTTTGCGACCGTGTGGATCGCATTTGGTGCGGATTGGCAGAACGAATCAAATAA
- a CDS encoding histidine phosphatase family protein, which yields MVSHLAITFIRHGLTPENAERRYIGHTDVPLAEQEKMRLRRVALRLEQPVDLLVSSDLLRCRQTCELLFRNDGGQKYEMAQWREINFGDWEGKTFPELKEIKEYQQWLHSPLSVAPPNGESYQAFCQRVEEALAQTILLAEQTNAKHVAVVTHGGPIRYVLERFAPIERPFWEWAVPFGSGYTLQSTLERWKEKKRCISLSEVLFKENENGCANITE from the coding sequence ATGGTGTCTCATTTGGCTATTACGTTCATCCGCCATGGGCTGACGCCGGAAAATGCGGAGCGGCGATATATCGGGCATACGGACGTCCCGCTTGCCGAACAGGAAAAAATGCGGCTTCGCCGCGTGGCATTAAGATTGGAACAGCCGGTTGATCTGCTCGTTTCAAGTGACTTATTGCGCTGCCGGCAAACGTGCGAACTGTTGTTTCGAAATGATGGCGGTCAAAAATACGAAATGGCGCAATGGCGGGAAATAAATTTTGGCGACTGGGAAGGAAAAACTTTTCCAGAGCTGAAAGAAATAAAAGAGTATCAGCAATGGCTGCATTCTCCGCTTTCCGTAGCGCCGCCGAATGGGGAAAGCTATCAAGCTTTTTGCCAGCGGGTGGAAGAAGCGCTGGCACAAACCATACTACTTGCCGAACAAACAAACGCGAAGCATGTTGCCGTTGTCACGCATGGCGGACCGATTCGTTATGTATTAGAGCGTTTTGCGCCGATCGAAAGGCCTTTTTGGGAATGGGCGGTGCCGTTTGGCAGCGGGTATACGTTGCAATCGACGCTAGAGAGGTGGAAGGAGAAAAAACGATGCATTTCATTGTCGGAGGTGCTTTTCAAGGAAAACGAAAATGGGTGTGCAAACATTACGGAATAA
- a CDS encoding adenosylcobinamide-GDP ribazoletransferase has product MKAAWSGLLLSMQFLTVIPVRRQIDWNGDVARWSVRFFPLIGAIIGTVAAIMYDLFSAFSSFSPLFLALFLMWLSVWLAGGLHADGWMDVSDAFFSYRDIKRRQEIMSDSRVGAFAVLSIFCLLSFRLLFLLETIRTGLNALLLIVVPLLSRTGAAWLLVCGKPAKPTGMAVAFREYTSRMDGYVAMAISIVLLACICIMDASVIKNAGLLATGTIAAAWLARASFEKQFGGITGDTIGAFVEGAETWLWCLIWLLRSSAMG; this is encoded by the coding sequence ATGAAAGCAGCTTGGAGCGGTTTGTTATTATCGATGCAATTTTTAACGGTGATTCCAGTGCGGAGGCAAATCGATTGGAACGGTGACGTAGCGCGCTGGTCCGTCCGTTTTTTCCCGCTTATCGGTGCCATCATCGGAACTGTCGCGGCCATAATGTACGACCTGTTTTCTGCTTTTTCTTCCTTTTCCCCGCTGTTTTTGGCGCTGTTTCTCATGTGGCTGTCGGTTTGGCTTGCTGGCGGTTTGCACGCGGATGGCTGGATGGATGTCAGCGATGCCTTTTTTTCATACCGTGACATCAAGCGCCGCCAGGAAATCATGAGTGATTCCCGCGTCGGGGCGTTTGCCGTTTTATCGATTTTCTGTTTGCTTTCGTTCCGCCTTTTGTTTTTGTTGGAAACGATACGCACTGGGCTGAACGCGCTTCTTCTTATTGTCGTCCCGCTGCTGTCAAGAACGGGAGCGGCTTGGCTTCTTGTTTGCGGAAAACCAGCAAAGCCAACCGGAATGGCGGTTGCTTTTCGTGAATATACTAGCCGCATGGATGGCTATGTGGCGATGGCGATCAGCATCGTGCTGCTTGCATGCATTTGCATCATGGATGCTTCCGTGATCAAAAACGCTGGCTTATTGGCAACCGGAACGATTGCGGCGGCTTGGCTGGCGAGAGCTTCGTTTGAAAAGCAGTTTGGCGGGATTACCGGCGATACGATCGGAGCGTTTGTGGAAGGAGCGGAAACGTGGCTATGGTGTCTCATTTGGCTATTACGTTCATCCGCCATGGGCTGA
- a CDS encoding bifunctional adenosylcobinamide kinase/adenosylcobinamide-phosphate guanylyltransferase, with product MMVFISGGVRSGKSKVAERYARKLAVPESSFHYIATASADDEEMKQRITHHQKRREKQPMPWTTWEHPACLDELVGSFKKADVVLLDCLTNWLANELFRDDSWKEEKLCFRKAAYMWETLQRLAGACKALIIVSNELFCGGVPDDIGTYHYMKMLGWLHQQIVEKAEVAVLVQHGLATVKKGELFR from the coding sequence ATGATGGTGTTTATTAGCGGCGGTGTCCGCAGCGGAAAAAGCAAAGTGGCTGAAAGATACGCGAGAAAGCTGGCCGTCCCGGAATCCTCCTTCCACTATATTGCGACGGCAAGCGCTGATGACGAAGAAATGAAGCAACGAATCACCCATCACCAAAAGCGGCGGGAGAAACAGCCGATGCCATGGACAACATGGGAGCATCCTGCTTGTCTTGACGAGCTGGTCGGATCGTTTAAGAAAGCGGATGTTGTGCTGCTCGACTGTTTGACAAATTGGCTTGCCAATGAGCTGTTTCGTGATGACAGTTGGAAAGAGGAAAAATTATGTTTCCGTAAAGCGGCGTACATGTGGGAAACGCTACAGCGGCTGGCGGGAGCGTGCAAAGCGTTGATTATTGTTTCCAATGAATTATTTTGCGGGGGAGTACCCGATGATATCGGGACATATCACTATATGAAAATGCTTGGCTGGCTTCACCAGCAAATTGTCGAGAAAGCAGAGGTTGCCGTTTTAGTCCAGCACGGGTTGGCAACGGTCAAAAAAGGAGAGTTGTTCCGATGA
- the cobD gene encoding threonine-phosphate decarboxylase CobD — protein sequence MRLPAHGANPRKLYESCNLPLPERYIDFSVNTNPYMLPPSLWPSQTEFCQWAMEYPDPEARQLAELIAEMEGVSPKQLLIANGASECIYLLAKWFANKRVGILEPTFSEYRRACQAHDCDIVSLVATEERNWKYEQQELMKLIEEVDVLFLCHPNNPTGTVMKEDELYALLTAAEKAGTFVVIDEAFYPFWPEGFTAMRWMNEFSRLIVLRSLTKIHHLAGARLGYIAANETVMEKVKTLQPPWSVSRIAQQLALRFLPLEEFVEQTKQMIAEERKRITNTLRACGYSVSPSVVNFYLLRRPGCSTEELFFSLLKEGIVPRHTMNFPGLDGRYLRFAVKTKEENDELLHVLKRWGT from the coding sequence TTGCGTTTACCGGCGCATGGGGCGAATCCTCGCAAGCTATATGAATCCTGCAATCTTCCGCTTCCAGAAAGGTATATCGATTTTAGCGTCAATACGAACCCGTATATGCTTCCGCCATCGCTTTGGCCTTCACAAACGGAATTTTGCCAATGGGCGATGGAGTATCCCGATCCCGAGGCGCGTCAGTTGGCCGAGCTGATTGCTGAAATGGAAGGGGTATCGCCCAAGCAATTGCTTATCGCCAACGGTGCTTCCGAGTGCATTTATTTGCTCGCTAAATGGTTTGCCAATAAGCGTGTCGGCATTCTCGAACCGACGTTTTCCGAGTATCGTCGCGCCTGTCAGGCGCATGACTGTGACATTGTCTCGCTTGTTGCAACGGAAGAGCGAAATTGGAAATACGAGCAACAGGAGTTAATGAAATTAATAGAAGAGGTCGATGTTCTCTTTTTATGCCATCCAAACAATCCAACGGGAACGGTGATGAAAGAAGATGAACTGTATGCGTTGCTTACCGCGGCGGAGAAAGCAGGGACGTTTGTGGTAATTGACGAGGCGTTTTACCCTTTTTGGCCTGAAGGCTTTACGGCAATGCGGTGGATGAATGAATTTTCCCGCTTAATCGTGTTGCGCTCCTTAACGAAAATCCATCATTTAGCAGGAGCGCGCCTTGGCTATATAGCCGCAAATGAAACGGTCATGGAAAAAGTAAAGACGTTGCAGCCGCCATGGAGCGTAAGCCGGATTGCCCAGCAGCTGGCGCTTCGTTTTTTGCCGCTCGAGGAGTTTGTCGAGCAAACGAAGCAGATGATTGCCGAAGAGAGGAAAAGAATCACAAACACATTGCGCGCATGTGGCTATTCTGTTTCTCCGTCTGTCGTTAACTTTTATTTATTGCGGCGGCCGGGGTGTTCAACAGAAGAACTGTTCTTTTCTTTATTAAAGGAAGGAATCGTGCCGCGCCATACCATGAATTTCCCTGGTCTTGACGGTCGTTATTTGCGCTTTGCCGTGAAAACGAAAGAAGAAAATGACGAATTATTGCATGTGTTAAAGCGGTGGGGAACATGA
- the cbiB gene encoding adenosylcobinamide-phosphate synthase CbiB, translating to MSHLLALALALMLDFWLGDPRWLPHPVRGMGAFIAFLDRRLNKGAYRRVKGIVTVTAVTGTVYIISLLAVKISYSLSWLFGVVVEAILIFTTIATKSLQEAAWNVLLPLERGDMEQARRELSMIVGRDTENLDEPEIVRACVETVAENTSDGITAPLFYAWIGGAPLALFYRAVNTCDSMLGYKNDMYRAFGWASARLDDVMNYIPARLTAVIMVLVHSGKRFRYCWRVLFRDARKHPSPNSGWPEAAMAALLGVQLGGVNTYHGIVSRRPTLGDPLVPLQTKHIRQALRMMVVTVLSFALLLLIGGMMIAFTGAWGESSQAI from the coding sequence ATGAGCCATCTGTTGGCGCTTGCACTGGCGCTGATGCTTGATTTTTGGCTCGGTGATCCGCGTTGGCTGCCGCATCCGGTACGGGGTATGGGAGCGTTTATCGCTTTTTTGGACCGGCGGCTAAACAAAGGAGCATATCGGCGCGTAAAAGGAATCGTGACGGTAACGGCGGTAACGGGAACGGTGTATATCATTTCGTTGCTTGCCGTCAAAATTAGTTATTCGCTTTCTTGGCTCTTTGGAGTCGTCGTCGAAGCGATACTGATTTTTACCACGATTGCAACGAAAAGCCTGCAAGAAGCGGCATGGAATGTGCTGCTGCCGCTCGAACGGGGGGATATGGAGCAGGCGCGCCGAGAGTTAAGCATGATTGTCGGCCGCGATACGGAAAACTTGGATGAACCGGAAATTGTTCGTGCCTGCGTGGAAACGGTGGCGGAAAATACGAGCGACGGCATTACCGCGCCTCTGTTTTACGCGTGGATCGGCGGCGCGCCATTGGCGCTTTTTTATCGCGCTGTCAATACGTGCGATTCGATGCTCGGCTATAAAAATGATATGTACCGCGCGTTCGGCTGGGCGTCGGCAAGACTGGATGATGTCATGAATTATATACCGGCGCGTCTGACAGCGGTCATCATGGTGCTCGTTCATAGCGGCAAGCGATTTCGCTACTGCTGGCGCGTGCTGTTTCGCGATGCCCGTAAGCATCCAAGCCCGAACAGCGGCTGGCCGGAGGCGGCGATGGCGGCGCTTTTAGGCGTGCAGCTTGGCGGCGTGAATACGTATCACGGCATCGTTTCCAGACGGCCGACGCTCGGTGACCCGCTCGTTCCTTTGCAAACCAAACATATTCGTCAAGCGCTCCGAATGATGGTCGTGACCGTTTTATCGTTTGCGCTGCTATTGTTGATAGGAGGGATGATGATTGCGTTTACCGGCGCATGGGGCGAATCCTCGCAAGCTATATGA
- a CDS encoding adenosylcobinamide amidohydrolase: MDVLEVNNVSYRYQRKQVLHDITFTVEKGEIFGILGPNGSGKTTLLRLLSKELSVQSGSITVNGRPLASFSHKEWARFAAVLPQTIDAVFGYTVKETVELGRYAHQHRFFPVWTEEDEQAVDAAIHEVGLAEKAEESIERLSGGERQRAYLARALAQNPELLLLDEPTNHMDITQQLHLLNQLVRASKEKKLTVIAIFHDMNIASLFCDRLLMLKEGKAVALGTPEELMEPALLRSVFHAPVSRQVHPTVSKPLLAFLPERGLPTAEERDLPEHLTWATMDDCIVITAAKPLKVLSSALVGSGFQWAAHFVNRQVSKDYHCEDAELEMKQYLQKRGIPVSSTIGMMTAVDIHDAVCMYEKQDAFSLWAVVTAGVGNAVDAARSWERTRFVQKIGTINMMIFIDGTLTDAAYVQAMMTATEAKVKALYEENVLDPETNTHATGTSTDCIAIAATQTGTTFSYAGTITPIGKALGRVVYEATREALRRYRKQRGSS; this comes from the coding sequence ATCGATGTGCTCGAAGTAAACAACGTGTCTTACCGCTATCAGCGCAAACAAGTGCTTCATGATATCACCTTTACGGTAGAAAAAGGGGAAATATTTGGAATTTTAGGGCCGAATGGCAGTGGGAAAACGACATTGTTGAGATTATTAAGCAAAGAGCTATCCGTGCAAAGCGGCAGCATCACCGTGAACGGACGGCCGCTCGCTTCTTTTTCGCATAAAGAGTGGGCGCGTTTTGCCGCGGTGCTTCCGCAAACGATCGATGCGGTGTTCGGCTATACGGTCAAGGAAACGGTGGAGCTCGGACGGTACGCCCATCAGCATCGCTTTTTTCCGGTGTGGACGGAAGAAGATGAGCAGGCGGTTGATGCGGCGATTCATGAAGTCGGTCTCGCCGAAAAAGCGGAAGAAAGCATTGAACGCTTAAGCGGGGGAGAACGCCAGCGCGCCTATTTGGCGCGGGCGCTGGCGCAAAATCCCGAGCTGCTGCTGCTCGATGAGCCGACGAATCATATGGATATTACCCAGCAGCTCCATCTATTAAATCAGCTCGTTCGTGCGTCAAAAGAGAAAAAACTGACCGTGATTGCCATTTTTCATGATATGAATATCGCCAGTTTATTTTGCGATCGGCTTTTAATGCTAAAAGAAGGGAAAGCGGTCGCGCTTGGCACGCCGGAAGAGCTGATGGAGCCGGCGCTTCTCCGTTCCGTGTTTCATGCTCCGGTCAGCAGACAGGTGCATCCAACCGTTTCCAAGCCGCTGCTCGCCTTTTTGCCAGAACGGGGATTGCCAACCGCCGAAGAGCGGGACCTGCCTGAACATCTTACATGGGCAACGATGGACGACTGCATCGTCATCACTGCCGCAAAGCCGCTCAAAGTGTTGTCCTCCGCGCTTGTTGGCTCGGGGTTTCAATGGGCGGCCCATTTTGTCAACCGGCAAGTTTCCAAAGACTATCACTGCGAAGATGCGGAATTAGAGATGAAGCAATATTTACAGAAACGCGGGATTCCCGTCTCCAGTACGATTGGAATGATGACAGCAGTCGACATACACGATGCCGTTTGCATGTATGAAAAACAAGACGCGTTTTCGCTCTGGGCGGTGGTGACGGCGGGGGTAGGAAACGCCGTCGATGCCGCGCGCTCGTGGGAACGGACGCGATTCGTGCAAAAAATCGGCACCATTAATATGATGATTTTTATCGATGGGACGTTAACCGATGCTGCCTATGTGCAAGCGATGATGACAGCGACGGAAGCAAAGGTAAAGGCGCTGTATGAGGAAAACGTCCTTGATCCTGAGACGAACACGCACGCAACGGGTACTTCGACCGATTGCATCGCTATTGCCGCGACGCAGACGGGCACCACTTTTTCGTATGCGGGAACGATCACCCCGATTGGCAAAGCGCTCGGCCGCGTCGTTTATGAAGCAACAAGGGAAGCGCTGCGCCGATACCGGAAGCAGAGGGGTTCCTCATGA
- a CDS encoding FecCD family ABC transporter permease translates to MQKSFTRKSLSNASMYIIAVTIAAVSLLLGISIGSLSIPFSTIIKILFSAWFGLPLPGDVPDDLVQIVMAIRLPRVVLAFLVGASLAVAGAAFQGLLKNALADPYTLGVSSGASVGAVIVIFFGIQLPLFGTFTLPIVSILFGLATLALVLLFTRAVERQMSVETIILAGIIFGAFFSALISLMIALTGEELRQIIDWLMGSVAMRGWKYTMLLLPFFLFGVVLLLLNARELNAFAFGEAAALHVGVNVMRRKIMILTGASLLTGAAVSVSGTIGFVGLVVPHMVRLVCGPNHRLLLPLSLLYGGAFLVLTDLLARTIISPRELPIGVITSLIGAPLFALLFFRRMKRKM, encoded by the coding sequence TTGCAAAAGTCATTTACCCGAAAATCTTTAAGTAATGCATCGATGTATATCATTGCTGTAACGATTGCGGCGGTCTCGCTTTTATTAGGGATATCGATAGGTTCGTTATCGATTCCCTTTTCTACTATTATCAAGATCCTTTTTTCGGCCTGGTTTGGGTTGCCGCTGCCCGGCGATGTTCCCGATGATCTCGTGCAGATCGTGATGGCGATCCGCCTTCCGCGTGTGGTGCTCGCATTTCTTGTCGGCGCGTCGCTAGCGGTTGCGGGCGCGGCGTTTCAAGGGCTGTTAAAAAATGCGCTTGCCGATCCGTATACGCTCGGCGTGTCATCCGGCGCTTCCGTCGGTGCGGTGATCGTTATTTTTTTCGGTATTCAACTGCCGCTCTTTGGCACGTTTACTTTGCCGATTGTCAGCATTTTATTCGGTCTGGCGACGCTCGCGCTTGTGCTTTTATTTACAAGGGCAGTGGAGCGACAAATGTCGGTGGAGACGATCATTTTGGCCGGGATTATCTTTGGCGCGTTTTTCAGCGCCCTTATTTCTTTGATGATTGCGCTGACCGGGGAAGAATTGCGGCAAATTATTGACTGGCTGATGGGAAGCGTCGCGATGCGGGGCTGGAAATATACGATGCTTCTCCTTCCGTTTTTTTTGTTCGGCGTCGTCTTGCTTCTTCTGAATGCGCGCGAGCTTAATGCGTTCGCCTTTGGCGAAGCGGCGGCACTTCATGTCGGGGTGAACGTGATGCGCCGCAAAATCATGATTTTAACAGGAGCCTCGTTATTGACAGGGGCGGCCGTATCGGTGTCTGGGACGATTGGATTTGTCGGGCTTGTCGTTCCCCATATGGTCCGCCTTGTCTGCGGTCCGAACCACCGCTTGTTGCTGCCGCTGTCTTTGCTATACGGAGGGGCCTTTCTCGTCCTTACTGATTTGCTGGCGCGCACGATCATTTCGCCGCGCGAATTGCCGATTGGCGTCATTACTTCTTTGATTGGCGCCCCGCTGTTTGCGTTATTGTTTTTCCGAAGAATGAAAAGAAAGATGTGA
- a CDS encoding ABC transporter substrate-binding protein yields the protein MRKWKQYIALLVVVLTFGLLFGCNGANESKAPAKKEATKTEQTQAAFPVTVKDGLGEEVTIKSRPQKIVSLIPSNTEIAYALGLGDKIVGVSDFDNYPEDVKKKAKIGGMEFNVEKVISLKPDLVLAHASSVHSSKDGIQQLKDAGITVLVVNDAKSFADVYHSIELVGKATGTADKAQEIINNMKTKLEEIKEKAKQIKPEEQVKVWVEVSPPPQIYTAGKGTFMDEMLQTISAKNVAGGLEGWPMVTEEKAVAYKPDVIITTYGGAKQVLGRAAWKDVPAVKNKRVYDVNTDLVSRPGPRLVEGVEELAKVIYPKIFK from the coding sequence ATGAGAAAGTGGAAACAGTACATCGCGCTGCTTGTCGTCGTCCTCACATTCGGCCTATTGTTCGGATGCAATGGGGCAAACGAAAGCAAAGCGCCTGCGAAAAAAGAAGCAACAAAAACGGAACAAACGCAAGCCGCGTTTCCGGTAACGGTGAAAGATGGATTAGGGGAAGAAGTGACGATTAAGTCCAGACCGCAAAAAATCGTTTCCTTAATCCCAAGCAACACGGAAATTGCCTATGCGTTAGGATTAGGCGACAAAATCGTTGGCGTCAGCGATTTTGACAACTATCCGGAGGATGTGAAAAAGAAAGCAAAAATCGGCGGCATGGAGTTTAATGTAGAAAAAGTTATTTCGTTGAAGCCGGATTTAGTACTTGCCCATGCGTCTAGCGTACATAGCTCGAAAGATGGAATTCAGCAATTAAAAGATGCGGGCATTACGGTGCTTGTGGTCAATGACGCGAAATCGTTTGCTGATGTATACCATTCGATCGAATTGGTTGGTAAGGCAACCGGAACCGCCGATAAAGCGCAAGAAATTATCAACAATATGAAAACGAAACTCGAAGAAATAAAAGAGAAGGCTAAACAAATTAAGCCGGAAGAACAAGTGAAAGTATGGGTGGAAGTATCGCCTCCGCCGCAAATTTATACGGCCGGAAAAGGAACGTTTATGGATGAGATGCTTCAGACCATTTCGGCGAAAAACGTCGCCGGCGGCCTGGAAGGATGGCCGATGGTGACGGAGGAAAAAGCGGTGGCATACAAGCCGGATGTGATTATTACTACCTACGGCGGAGCGAAACAGGTGTTAGGGCGCGCAGCGTGGAAAGATGTTCCAGCGGTAAAAAACAAGCGGGTATATGATGTCAATACCGATTTAGTCAGCCGTCCGGGCCCGCGTCTCGTTGAAGGAGTAGAGGAACTTGCAAAAGTCATTTACCCGAAAATCTTTAAGTAA
- a CDS encoding PH domain-containing protein: MFGKVAADVLGLSDIGSVIKPENYDKADADDYVMHEDGEKIYFLIKSKSDEYCFTNKALIHLDGTSATSKKRVLRRYDYYKHPISDVSLETAGTVDLDVEIKFKIGAHDYSIDVHKKHLEELKDLYKSLLAIAELCHENETKLEYAHKSLELTANVFGRVKSDTNNFFADFKAVNELAFQWLVDAKTKYTVKDFGFVFERYINN; encoded by the coding sequence ATGTTCGGAAAAGTCGCCGCCGATGTGCTTGGATTAAGCGATATCGGCTCGGTCATTAAGCCGGAAAACTACGATAAAGCTGATGCCGATGATTACGTAATGCATGAAGATGGGGAAAAGATTTATTTCTTAATTAAATCGAAGTCGGATGAGTATTGCTTTACCAATAAAGCGCTGATTCATTTGGATGGCACGAGCGCGACCAGCAAAAAGCGCGTATTGCGCCGCTATGATTATTACAAACATCCGATTTCCGACGTGTCGCTCGAGACAGCGGGCACGGTCGATTTAGACGTGGAGATTAAGTTTAAAATCGGCGCCCATGACTATTCGATTGACGTCCATAAAAAGCATTTAGAAGAGCTGAAAGATTTATATAAATCGCTGCTCGCCATCGCCGAGCTTTGCCATGAAAACGAAACGAAGCTGGAGTACGCGCATAAAAGTTTGGAATTGACCGCGAACGTATTCGGGCGCGTGAAAAGTGACACCAATAATTTCTTTGCCGATTTCAAGGCGGTGAACGAACTCGCGTTTCAATGGCTTGTTGACGCGAAAACAAAATATACGGTAAAAGACTTCGGCTTTGTGTTTGAACGCTATATTAACAATTGA